A portion of the Macaca thibetana thibetana isolate TM-01 chromosome 9, ASM2454274v1, whole genome shotgun sequence genome contains these proteins:
- the LOC126963106 gene encoding zinc finger protein 37A-like isoform X2 — MTSHSRNLFNFMGSLSFEDVTVGFTQEEWQHLDPAQRTLYRDVMIENYSHLVSVGYCVPKQEVIFKLEQGEQPWILEEELPGQRYPGELACIKQKDASDMKSAKLMTNWSAVRKSRTDISGKLHISTTKY, encoded by the exons GGATCCTTGTCATTTGAGGATGTGACTGTGGGCTTCACCCAGGAGGAGTGGCAGCATCTGGACCCTGCTCAGAGGACCCTGTACAGGGATGTGATGATAGAGAACTACAGCCACCTCGTCTCAGTGG GATATTGCGTCCCTAAACAAGAAGTGATCTTCAAATTGGAACAAGGAGAGCAGCCATGGATATTAGAGGAAGAGCTCCCAGGCCAGAGATACCCAGGTGAGTTAGCATGTATTAAGCAGAAGGATGCCAGTGACATG aaGTCTGCAAAGTTGATGACCAACTGGAGCGCTGTCAGGAAATCCAGGACAGACATATCTGGCAAGCTCCATATATCAACAACCAAATACTGA
- the LOC126963106 gene encoding zinc finger protein 37A-like isoform X3 — protein MKKSYGSLSFEDVTVGFTQEEWQHLDPAQRTLYRDVMIENYSHLVSVGYCVPKQEVIFKLEQGEQPWILEEELPGQRYPGELACIKQKDASDMKSAKLMTNWSAVRKSRTDISGKLHISTTKY, from the exons GGATCCTTGTCATTTGAGGATGTGACTGTGGGCTTCACCCAGGAGGAGTGGCAGCATCTGGACCCTGCTCAGAGGACCCTGTACAGGGATGTGATGATAGAGAACTACAGCCACCTCGTCTCAGTGG GATATTGCGTCCCTAAACAAGAAGTGATCTTCAAATTGGAACAAGGAGAGCAGCCATGGATATTAGAGGAAGAGCTCCCAGGCCAGAGATACCCAGGTGAGTTAGCATGTATTAAGCAGAAGGATGCCAGTGACATG aaGTCTGCAAAGTTGATGACCAACTGGAGCGCTGTCAGGAAATCCAGGACAGACATATCTGGCAAGCTCCATATATCAACAACCAAATACTGA